CACCGGGCCCGGGTTGGTGGTCGTCCAGGAGTGGTGGGGGCTGACCTCGCACATGGTGTCGACGGTGGACCGCTTCGGCGCCGAGGGCTTCGTCACCCTCGCACCGGACCTGTTCGGCGGCGCCACCACCCACGGCCGCGAGGAGGCCGCCCGGATGCTGCGCGAACTGCCCGCCGACCGGGCCGCCCGCGACCTGCGCGGCGCCGTGGACTTCCTGCTCGGCCAACCGCACGTGGTCGGGGACGCGGTCGGCGTCGTCGGGTTCTGCATGGGCGGCGGGCTCGCGCTGGTGCTGGCCGCGCAGGAGGGCGACCGGGTCGCCGCGGTGGTGCCCTTCTACGGCCTGCCGAAGATCCCGGACTACGACTACCGCGGACTGACCGCGCACGTCCTCGGCCACTACGGCGAGGAGGACCCCTCGATCCGCCAGAAGGCGGTGGACGAGGCCGCGATGCTCATCGGCGAGGCCACCGACCGGCGGCCGGAGATCCACTTCTACCCGGCCGGGCACGCCTTCATGAACGACGAGAACCTCGCCGGCACCTACGACCCTTTGCAGGCGGGGATCGCCTGGCAGCGCACGCTCAGCTTCCTCTGGGGCCACCTGGGCTGACCGCCCGACCGCGCCCGACCGCACCCGGCCCGCCCGGTCCGCCCGGCCCGCCGGGGTCCGGACGGCATCAACCGGAGTCCGGACGAGGGGCACCGGAAACCGGATGGACATCGCGCGGCGGAACGCCGATAGTCTCCGGGTGAGCTCCCCCGCCTCCCCCACCACCGCCGCACCG
The nucleotide sequence above comes from Streptomyces sp. TLI_235. Encoded proteins:
- a CDS encoding carboxymethylenebutenolidase, which codes for MGSSPQNVTFPSNGGTAHGYLALPPQGTGPGLVVVQEWWGLTSHMVSTVDRFGAEGFVTLAPDLFGGATTHGREEAARMLRELPADRAARDLRGAVDFLLGQPHVVGDAVGVVGFCMGGGLALVLAAQEGDRVAAVVPFYGLPKIPDYDYRGLTAHVLGHYGEEDPSIRQKAVDEAAMLIGEATDRRPEIHFYPAGHAFMNDENLAGTYDPLQAGIAWQRTLSFLWGHLG